The proteins below come from a single Saccharophagus degradans 2-40 genomic window:
- the asd gene encoding aspartate-semialdehyde dehydrogenase: MKVGFVGWRGMVGSVLMGRMLEENDFAGIEPIFFTTSNVGGAAPDVGVDVPPLKDAHDINELKALDAIISCQGGDYTKKVFGDLRGAGWDGYWIDAASSLRMKDDALIILDPVNDGVIRDGLARGVKNFIGGNCTVSLMLMGLGGLFKEGLVDWVSAMTYQAASGAGAQNMRELITQMGEIKAAVADDLANPASAILDIDRKVAETMRTGLTTDNFGAPLAGSLLPYIDTQLENFQSREEWKAEAETNKILGRSANPIAIDGICVRIGAMRCHSQALTIKLNKDVPMADIESIIANANDWVKVVPNNRAETLSDLTPTKVTGTLSVPVGRLRKMSMGPQYLTAFTVGDQLLWGAAEPLRRMLRILREA, encoded by the coding sequence ATGAAAGTTGGTTTTGTTGGATGGCGTGGAATGGTTGGCTCCGTGTTAATGGGGCGTATGCTAGAAGAGAATGATTTTGCTGGTATTGAGCCAATATTTTTTACCACCTCTAATGTTGGTGGTGCTGCGCCAGACGTGGGTGTAGATGTGCCACCACTAAAAGATGCGCATGATATCAACGAGTTAAAAGCGCTGGACGCGATTATCTCTTGTCAGGGCGGCGACTACACCAAGAAAGTGTTTGGTGATTTGCGCGGTGCGGGCTGGGATGGCTACTGGATAGATGCGGCTTCTTCATTGCGCATGAAAGATGACGCTTTAATCATTTTAGACCCAGTAAACGACGGTGTGATTCGCGATGGATTGGCGCGTGGCGTTAAAAACTTTATTGGCGGTAACTGCACAGTAAGCTTGATGCTTATGGGCTTAGGTGGCTTGTTTAAAGAAGGCTTGGTTGATTGGGTAAGTGCAATGACATACCAAGCGGCCAGTGGTGCCGGTGCGCAAAATATGCGCGAACTAATCACGCAAATGGGTGAAATTAAGGCTGCAGTGGCCGACGACTTGGCTAACCCAGCGTCTGCTATTTTAGATATCGATCGCAAAGTTGCAGAAACAATGCGAACAGGTCTAACTACCGATAACTTTGGTGCGCCATTGGCGGGTAGCTTGTTGCCGTATATCGATACTCAACTTGAAAACTTCCAAAGTCGTGAAGAGTGGAAGGCCGAGGCGGAGACCAATAAAATATTAGGGCGCTCTGCTAACCCCATTGCGATAGATGGCATTTGTGTGCGTATTGGTGCAATGCGCTGTCACAGTCAGGCGTTGACTATCAAGTTGAACAAAGATGTGCCAATGGCGGACATCGAATCAATTATTGCCAATGCTAACGATTGGGTGAAGGTTGTACCGAACAATCGCGCAGAAACACTTAGCGATTTAACGCCAACCAAAGTAACTGGTACGCTTTCTGTGCCAGTAGGTCGTTTGCGTAAAATGTCTATGGGACCTCAATACCTTACGGCATTTACAGTGGGTGACCAGTTGCTGTGGGGCGCTGCAGAGCCATTGCGCAGAATGTTGAGAATCTTGCGCGAAGCGTAA
- the leuB gene encoding 3-isopropylmalate dehydrogenase, whose amino-acid sequence MSKKIVLLPGDGIGPEIVAEAKKVLEAVDAKFKLGLKFEEDLIGGCAIDVHGVPLAQSTLDRCKAADAVLMGSVGGPKWDALDSNIRPEKGLLKIRYEMGLYANLRPAILYPQLADASSLKPEIVSGLDILIVRELTGGIYFGEPRGIRLLDNGERQGYNTYVYAEHEIERIGRTAFEMAMKRDKKVCSVDKANVLEATVLWREVIQSISKDYPEVELSHMYVDNAAMQLVRAPKQFDVVVTGNMFGDILSDTAAMLTGSIGMLPSASLNQDSKGLYEPVHGSAPDIAGQGVANPLATILSAAMMLRYSLNEAAAADAIEAAVGAVLDDGLRSADIFSEGMKKVSTQEMGDAVAAKI is encoded by the coding sequence TTGTCTAAAAAAATTGTATTGTTGCCGGGTGATGGCATTGGGCCAGAAATTGTTGCCGAAGCTAAAAAAGTGCTTGAAGCGGTTGATGCTAAATTCAAGCTTGGTTTGAAGTTTGAAGAAGATTTGATTGGTGGATGTGCAATAGATGTACACGGTGTGCCCCTGGCTCAATCCACGTTGGATCGCTGTAAAGCGGCTGACGCGGTACTTATGGGGTCTGTAGGCGGGCCTAAGTGGGACGCGCTAGATTCTAATATTCGTCCAGAAAAAGGCTTGCTAAAAATTCGCTATGAAATGGGTTTGTACGCTAACTTGCGTCCTGCCATTTTGTATCCGCAATTGGCCGATGCTTCATCACTTAAGCCAGAGATCGTATCAGGTTTGGATATTCTCATTGTGCGTGAGTTAACTGGCGGTATTTATTTTGGTGAGCCGCGCGGTATTCGCTTGTTGGATAACGGTGAGCGCCAAGGTTACAACACTTACGTATACGCCGAGCATGAAATTGAGCGTATAGGTCGTACTGCCTTCGAAATGGCGATGAAGCGCGATAAGAAAGTGTGTTCTGTCGATAAGGCGAACGTGCTAGAGGCAACTGTGCTTTGGCGCGAAGTTATACAGTCTATATCCAAAGACTACCCGGAAGTCGAATTGAGCCACATGTACGTAGATAATGCTGCAATGCAATTGGTGCGCGCACCTAAGCAGTTTGATGTGGTGGTAACTGGCAATATGTTCGGCGATATTTTGTCTGATACTGCCGCCATGTTGACTGGGTCGATTGGTATGCTGCCGTCTGCGTCCCTAAATCAAGATAGTAAAGGTTTATATGAGCCTGTGCACGGCTCGGCACCTGATATAGCTGGGCAGGGTGTTGCTAACCCGCTTGCGACAATTTTGTCAGCCGCCATGATGCTTCGCTACTCGCTAAACGAAGCGGCAGCAGCCGATGCGATAGAAGCGGCTGTTGGTGCGGTGCTGGATGATGGTTTGCGTTCGGCTGATATCTTCTCCGAGGGTATGAAAAAGGTTTCCACTCAAGAAATGGGTGATGCGGTTGCCGCGAAAATATAA
- the leuD gene encoding 3-isopropylmalate dehydratase small subunit, protein MRSFTTLNGLAAPMDRPNVDTDLIIPKQFLKSIQRTGFGANLFDELRYLDKGEPGRDNSNRPINPDFPLNFKRYEGASVLLARENFGCGSSREHAPWALDEYGFHCIIAPSFADIFFNNCFKNGILPIVLDEEIVESLFVEMYQTEGYRLVIDLPAQTVTTPSGNSYSFEVDEFRKHCLLKGLDDIGLTLQHADSITAYEAERAKRAPWLFAASE, encoded by the coding sequence ATGAGAAGTTTTACTACACTAAACGGGCTTGCGGCACCTATGGATAGGCCCAATGTGGATACCGATTTAATTATCCCTAAGCAGTTTCTTAAATCTATTCAGCGTACGGGCTTTGGAGCCAACTTGTTCGACGAGCTGCGCTATTTAGATAAAGGCGAACCTGGGCGAGACAATAGCAATCGCCCCATTAACCCAGATTTCCCTCTTAACTTTAAAAGGTACGAAGGGGCTTCTGTATTGCTTGCACGTGAGAACTTTGGCTGCGGTTCAAGCCGTGAGCACGCGCCTTGGGCGCTAGACGAGTATGGTTTTCACTGCATTATTGCACCTAGCTTCGCCGATATTTTTTTCAATAACTGCTTTAAGAATGGCATCTTACCCATTGTTTTAGATGAAGAAATTGTGGAATCTTTGTTTGTGGAAATGTATCAAACAGAAGGCTATCGTCTTGTTATCGATTTGCCAGCTCAAACGGTGACAACGCCTTCGGGTAATAGCTACTCATTCGAGGTGGACGAGTTCCGCAAGCACTGTTTGCTGAAAGGTTTAGATGATATTGGCCTTACGCTGCAGCACGCCGATAGCATTACCGCTTATGAAGCAGAGCGCGCAAAGCGTGCGCCTTGGTTGTTTGCTGCATCTGAATAA
- the leuC gene encoding 3-isopropylmalate dehydratase large subunit, translated as MGGKTLYDKLWDDHLVQQRDDGSALLYIDRHIVHEVTSPQAFEGLRLAKRKPWRVDSVVATPDHNVPTTQKERASGVEGIEDPTSRIQVQTLDSNCDELGILEFKINDARQGIVHVVGPETGACLPGMTIVCGDSHTSTNGALGALAMGIGTSEVEHVLATQCLVAKKMKSMLVKVDGKLGAGVTPKDVVLAIIGKIGTAGGTGYAIEFGGEVMRSMSMEGRLTVCNMAIEAGARAGMVAVDDITIDYVKGRSFAPKGEHWEQAVAAWRDLKSDDDAVFDAVVELRGEEILPQVSWGTSPEMVLPVDASIPDPELETDAVKQNGMRRALQYMGLKAGQAIKDIYVDRVFIGSCTNSRIEDIRAAAEVVKGRTKAASVKEAIVVPGSGAVKAQAEAEGLDKIFVEAGLEWREPGCSMCLAMNADKLGDGEHCASTSNRNFEGRQGYGGRTHLVSPAMAAAAAIAGHFVDVREF; from the coding sequence ATGGGCGGTAAAACCCTATACGACAAGCTTTGGGATGACCATCTAGTTCAGCAGCGCGATGACGGCTCCGCGTTACTGTACATAGATAGGCACATTGTTCACGAAGTAACTTCTCCGCAGGCTTTTGAAGGGTTGCGGTTAGCAAAGCGCAAGCCGTGGCGTGTAGATTCTGTGGTTGCCACGCCAGATCATAACGTACCTACAACGCAAAAAGAGCGCGCTTCTGGGGTAGAGGGTATCGAAGACCCTACCTCCCGTATTCAGGTGCAAACGTTAGATTCCAACTGCGATGAGCTTGGCATTCTAGAGTTTAAAATTAATGATGCACGCCAAGGTATTGTGCACGTGGTTGGCCCTGAAACCGGCGCATGCCTGCCTGGAATGACCATTGTATGTGGTGACTCCCATACCTCTACCAACGGCGCCCTAGGTGCGTTAGCAATGGGTATTGGTACCAGTGAAGTGGAGCACGTACTTGCTACCCAGTGTTTAGTTGCTAAAAAAATGAAAAGCATGCTGGTTAAGGTGGATGGCAAGCTTGGTGCAGGTGTTACACCGAAAGACGTTGTGTTGGCCATTATTGGCAAAATAGGCACTGCTGGTGGTACAGGTTATGCCATCGAGTTTGGCGGTGAAGTTATGCGATCTATGTCGATGGAAGGTCGTTTAACTGTGTGTAACATGGCTATTGAGGCTGGTGCTCGCGCCGGTATGGTCGCTGTAGACGATATCACTATCGATTATGTAAAAGGCCGCTCATTTGCACCCAAGGGTGAACATTGGGAGCAAGCTGTTGCAGCATGGCGCGATCTAAAAAGCGATGACGACGCGGTGTTTGATGCGGTTGTTGAGCTTCGTGGGGAAGAGATTCTGCCGCAAGTTAGTTGGGGTACATCACCAGAGATGGTGTTGCCCGTTGATGCGTCTATTCCAGACCCTGAGCTAGAAACCGATGCAGTTAAGCAAAACGGCATGCGTCGCGCGTTGCAATACATGGGGCTTAAAGCAGGGCAGGCGATAAAAGATATATATGTCGATCGTGTTTTTATTGGTTCGTGTACTAACTCACGCATAGAAGATATACGTGCCGCTGCTGAAGTGGTGAAAGGGCGTACTAAAGCTGCCAGCGTAAAAGAAGCTATTGTGGTGCCCGGCTCTGGAGCAGTTAAGGCGCAAGCCGAAGCAGAAGGCTTAGATAAAATCTTTGTTGAGGCTGGTTTAGAGTGGCGCGAGCCAGGTTGCTCTATGTGCTTAGCAATGAACGCAGATAAGTTGGGTGACGGAGAGCATTGCGCTTCCACCTCAAATCGCAACTTTGAGGGGCGCCAAGGTTACGGTGGTCGAACGCATTTGGTTAGCCCTGCGATGGCGGCAGCAGCTGCCATAGCTGGCCATTTTGTTGATGTTCGCGAGTTTTAG
- a CDS encoding LysR family transcriptional regulator has product MDTDGLKAFLAVAEHHSFSVAAQHLFITQPAVSKRIAALEQELNHILFDRLGRDVALTEAGQALLPRAQAILNSMHEAQRTIREFSGEIVGTLRVATSHHIGLHHLPPILREFAANHKQVNLQFDFLDSEQAHEKVLRGDCDLAVVTLAPTLEENLEASVLWPDPLCFIVGANHPLATSKNISLEELSRTPAILPDLNTYTGRLVKHFFDTQGLALNLNMATNYLETIKMMVTVGLGWSVLPKTMVDSSLKILPIKNIQLERQLGVVIHKKRTLGNAARAFFEVLSANSQIKQIN; this is encoded by the coding sequence ATGGATACAGACGGATTAAAAGCTTTTTTAGCAGTCGCGGAACACCACTCGTTTTCGGTGGCAGCCCAACACCTGTTTATTACTCAGCCAGCCGTTAGCAAGCGTATAGCCGCACTTGAGCAAGAGCTAAACCATATATTGTTCGACAGGCTTGGGCGAGATGTAGCCCTAACAGAGGCCGGCCAGGCACTGTTACCGCGAGCGCAGGCGATTTTGAATAGCATGCACGAAGCCCAGCGCACTATTCGTGAGTTTTCTGGCGAAATTGTGGGCACCCTGCGAGTAGCTACCAGTCATCATATTGGCTTGCACCACCTTCCCCCCATTTTGCGCGAGTTTGCGGCTAACCATAAACAAGTTAACTTACAATTTGACTTCCTAGACTCTGAGCAGGCACACGAAAAGGTTCTGCGCGGCGATTGCGACTTGGCTGTAGTTACACTAGCCCCCACACTAGAAGAAAACCTAGAAGCATCAGTGTTGTGGCCCGACCCATTGTGCTTTATTGTTGGCGCCAATCACCCACTGGCCACCTCTAAAAACATTTCGCTAGAAGAGCTAAGCCGAACACCAGCCATTCTGCCAGATTTAAATACTTACACCGGCCGCCTAGTAAAACACTTTTTCGACACCCAAGGCTTAGCGTTAAATTTAAACATGGCAACCAATTACCTAGAAACTATTAAAATGATGGTCACAGTAGGTTTAGGCTGGAGCGTATTACCTAAAACGATGGTGGACAGTAGTTTAAAAATTTTACCGATTAAAAACATCCAGCTAGAAAGACAGCTAGGCGTGGTCATTCATAAAAAGCGCACTCTCGGCAATGCCGCGCGCGCCTTTTTTGAAGTTTTAAGCGCCAACTCTCAAATAAAGCAGATCAACTAA
- a CDS encoding TIGR04219 family outer membrane beta-barrel protein: protein MKKIALAAALIAVPHLASADTILGLYAGAGIWNTSMEGTVGSDEDPITSKELGIDSNQNTFFYAALEHPIPLVPNIRIAHTGLQVDGQAIVSREFTLDEYTFQADADTATEIDLTHTDFTLYYELLDNWVTMDLGITARQLDGYAKVEGTVIQDDVEEQRTETVDLDVIVPMLYARAQFDLPLTGFHAGGAINYIGYEENTFSDIDVYVGYSAGTLGLDMGIDVGYRKLNVTVDDDEELTADVSVDGIYAALTLHF, encoded by the coding sequence ATGAAAAAAATCGCACTAGCAGCAGCTTTAATTGCGGTCCCCCACTTAGCCTCTGCAGATACAATACTCGGGCTATACGCTGGCGCAGGGATTTGGAACACAAGCATGGAAGGCACCGTGGGGTCCGATGAAGACCCAATCACATCAAAGGAACTGGGTATTGATAGCAACCAAAATACATTCTTCTACGCTGCCCTCGAGCACCCTATTCCACTCGTACCCAACATTAGAATTGCACATACTGGGCTGCAAGTAGACGGCCAAGCAATAGTCTCACGCGAATTCACCCTAGATGAATACACCTTCCAAGCCGATGCTGATACCGCAACCGAAATCGATCTAACCCATACCGATTTCACACTGTATTACGAACTGCTTGATAATTGGGTGACCATGGATTTAGGTATAACCGCACGCCAACTAGACGGCTATGCCAAAGTAGAAGGCACGGTAATACAAGATGATGTAGAAGAGCAGCGCACAGAGACAGTAGATTTAGACGTAATAGTACCGATGCTTTACGCCCGCGCTCAATTTGACCTCCCACTTACGGGCTTTCATGCTGGTGGTGCTATTAACTACATTGGCTACGAAGAAAACACCTTTTCGGATATCGATGTATACGTAGGTTACTCTGCCGGCACGCTAGGCTTAGATATGGGGATAGATGTAGGTTACAGAAAGTTGAATGTGACGGTAGATGATGATGAAGAACTAACTGCTGATGTTTCTGTGGATGGCATTTACGCAGCACTCACCCTGCACTTTTAA
- a CDS encoding MFS transporter, producing the protein MHSLPYWRLAFFYFVYFAVIGGLSPYWGLYLEHIGLTPKLIGVVMAIPMLTRIVAPNIWGWVASRTGRPLQVMLFGCVGAALCFIGVIWRKDVAGLIAFTLAFSFFWNAILAQFEVLTLGYLKDTPEKYGQIRSWGSIGFVLVVAGLGVVFDYLPIYLLPWCIFFFLIAILIAAFSLPNDSAARGSQTKTSFVAALKQRKVVYFLITVFLIQFSLGIFHAFYSLYLDYYGYSKTAIGSLWALGAIAEIVLFMSMPALLRRFSINWLLGLAIVTTALRWFLLGAYPQLLWVVIIAQLFHAFTFGLTHAVAIEFVRRHFPGSAQSQGQSFYSAIGFGASNALGSLAGGVIWDVSVGLLFNAALLIVMFAGAVHVYQMRSSAS; encoded by the coding sequence ATGCATTCGCTGCCGTATTGGCGCTTAGCTTTTTTCTACTTCGTTTACTTCGCAGTTATTGGCGGTTTGTCTCCCTATTGGGGGCTGTATTTAGAGCACATTGGTTTAACACCTAAGTTAATTGGCGTGGTTATGGCCATTCCCATGCTAACGCGCATTGTGGCCCCAAATATATGGGGTTGGGTTGCCAGTCGAACCGGTAGGCCCTTGCAGGTAATGTTATTTGGCTGCGTGGGGGCTGCGCTCTGCTTTATAGGGGTAATTTGGCGAAAAGATGTCGCGGGGCTAATCGCTTTTACGCTGGCATTTAGCTTTTTTTGGAATGCTATTCTCGCTCAGTTTGAAGTGCTTACACTTGGGTATTTGAAAGATACACCGGAAAAATACGGCCAAATACGCTCGTGGGGCTCTATTGGGTTTGTATTGGTTGTAGCTGGCCTTGGTGTGGTTTTTGATTACCTGCCTATCTATTTACTGCCTTGGTGTATTTTCTTTTTCCTAATCGCTATTTTGATAGCTGCTTTTTCATTGCCAAATGACTCGGCCGCAAGGGGCTCGCAAACCAAAACATCATTTGTGGCGGCTTTAAAACAGCGCAAGGTGGTGTACTTTTTAATTACAGTTTTTCTTATTCAATTTAGTCTTGGTATTTTTCATGCGTTCTATAGCTTGTATTTGGATTATTACGGCTATAGCAAAACAGCCATTGGCTCGTTGTGGGCATTGGGCGCAATAGCAGAAATAGTGTTGTTTATGTCTATGCCTGCATTGTTACGTCGGTTTAGTATTAATTGGCTACTTGGTTTGGCCATTGTCACCACAGCGTTGCGCTGGTTTTTGTTGGGTGCTTATCCTCAGTTGCTATGGGTGGTTATCATCGCTCAGCTATTTCACGCTTTTACATTTGGTTTAACCCATGCGGTGGCAATCGAATTTGTACGCAGGCACTTCCCAGGTTCTGCGCAGTCACAGGGCCAGTCTTTTTACAGTGCAATTGGGTTTGGCGCATCTAACGCGTTAGGCAGTTTGGCTGGCGGTGTAATTTGGGATGTGAGTGTAGGCTTGCTGTTTAATGCTGCGTTGCTCATTGTTATGTTTGCCGGCGCGGTACATGTTTATCAAATGCGTAGCTCTGCAAGCTAA
- the aroC gene encoding chorismate synthase, whose translation MSGNTFGKLFTVTTFGESHGLALGAIIDGCPPGIELSEEDLQLDLDRRKPGTSRYTTQRKEADQVKILSGVFEGKTTGTPIGLLIENTDQRSKDYGKIKDQFRPAHADYTYMQKYGIRDYRGGGRSSARETAMRVAAGAVAKKVLANLWGIKIRGYLSQLGPIKAELLDWNEVEQNPFFCPDKSKVPEMEAYMQALNKEGNSVGAKITVVAENMIPGLGEPVFDRIDADLAHALMGINAVKGVEIGAGFACVAQKGTEHRDEITPEGFKSNQAGGVLGGISTGQDLIASLALKPTSSLRIPGQSVDIEGNPVEVITTGRHDPCVGIRATPIAEAMMALVILDHALRNRGQNGHVQSGVPIIPGSIPGQIGS comes from the coding sequence AATTGTCTGAAGAAGATTTACAGTTAGATTTGGATCGACGCAAACCGGGTACCTCGCGCTATACAACACAGCGTAAAGAGGCCGATCAGGTAAAGATTTTATCTGGTGTATTCGAGGGCAAAACAACGGGTACGCCAATAGGCTTGCTAATCGAAAACACGGATCAGCGCTCGAAAGACTACGGCAAAATTAAAGACCAATTTCGCCCAGCTCATGCCGATTACACTTATATGCAAAAGTACGGCATTAGGGATTACAGAGGCGGCGGTCGATCATCAGCTCGCGAAACCGCAATGCGGGTTGCAGCGGGTGCCGTTGCCAAAAAGGTACTTGCCAACCTGTGGGGTATAAAAATTCGCGGGTATTTGTCGCAACTGGGGCCAATTAAAGCTGAGTTGTTAGATTGGAACGAAGTTGAGCAAAACCCGTTTTTCTGCCCCGATAAGTCGAAAGTTCCCGAAATGGAGGCTTATATGCAGGCGCTAAATAAAGAGGGTAACTCGGTTGGTGCCAAAATTACCGTCGTTGCCGAAAACATGATTCCTGGTTTGGGAGAGCCTGTTTTCGATCGTATTGATGCAGATTTGGCCCACGCGCTAATGGGTATTAACGCGGTTAAAGGTGTTGAAATAGGTGCAGGCTTTGCTTGTGTTGCTCAAAAAGGCACAGAGCATCGCGACGAAATAACCCCAGAAGGGTTTAAGTCGAATCAAGCCGGTGGGGTGCTTGGCGGTATTTCTACCGGGCAGGATTTAATTGCGTCTTTAGCGCTTAAGCCTACCTCTAGCTTACGGATTCCTGGCCAAAGTGTCGATATAGAAGGTAACCCTGTTGAGGTAATTACTACTGGCCGCCACGACCCGTGTGTGGGTATTCGAGCAACGCCAATAGCTGAAGCAATGATGGCGTTAGTCATTCTCGATCACGCCCTTCGCAACCGAGGTCAAAACGGTCACGTTCAATCGGGTGTGCCTATTATTCCTGGGAGCATTCCCGGCCAAATAGGTAGCTAG